The DNA window CGAGTAGGCCAAGGAAAATACGTAGTCGTCCTTGATGGAAAAGATAGGGAAGAAACCCAGATTGTAGTTCGTAAAATCAGAAACAGAATTGTGGAATTGGATAGAAAGAACAAAGACTTTCAAACTTCTACGGCAAACCAAACTCTTTGTTATCCTGCGGATACCAGAGAGAAAGAAAGAATGTTGGAACTAATAGAAGAATCCTGAGCTAGTTTTTTTGGATTGTGTTGTAGGAGTTCCTACACTTTCTAAAGATCGCCCCCGCCCAGCTTCGGGAGGGGGGAGTGGCCCGTGGGAGAGCTCATTCCCGCTTATCACAAAATCTCTCCTTAGTCAATCAGATCCTTATCTCCTTCCTCTTGTTGGAATTCCAACATTTCCTTCCCGTTCTGCCATTCCTTAAGGACCGATCTATTTTCAAAATCTATTATTTAAACATTGACTTAATTAAATGATTATTTAAATAATAGATTTATGAATGCTTTTGCTGCCCTTGCAGATGATACAAGACGGGAAATTGTGAGATTGGTAGCCAAAAACGGCGAACTCACTTCAACCGAGATCGGGCAAAATTTTAATATAACACCACCAGCCATTTCTCATCACTTAAAAGTCTTAAAGAGCGCTAAGGTCCTTAATATGAAGAAGGAAGCGCAAAAACGAATCTATAGTCTTAACGGCTCGAGCATTAACGAAATGGAAGATTGGTTATTGGATATAATCGATTTATGGAATAAGCGCCTGGATAAATTGGATCGATACGTTTTAAAGATCAAAAAGGAGAGAGCCCGTGATAAAAAATAACGTAGAAACAAATGTAGAAGGTAACAAGGTCATCTATAAAAGATACTTTGACGTGTCCGCAGAACTTCTCTTCGAAATGTGGTCAATGCCAGAACATCTTGCCGAATGGTGGGGACCAGATGGATTTACATTAACTACTAAGCGTATGGATTTTACCAACGGCGGAATTTGGGAATTTATCATGCATGGGCCAGACGGACATGATTATAAAAACAAGATCCAATTCACTGATATTAAAGAGTCACATCATATTTATTATAAACATCTGGGTGATGGAGAAGGTGATCATGATGTTCATTTCGAATCAAAAATTTTATTCGAAGCAAATGGAGAAGGCACGAACCTTATAATGGAACAAATCTTCCCGAGCAAAGAAGAACTCGAAAGAGTGAATGAAAAATATGGTG is part of the Leptospira saintgironsiae genome and encodes:
- a CDS encoding SRPBCC family protein, yielding MIKNNVETNVEGNKVIYKRYFDVSAELLFEMWSMPEHLAEWWGPDGFTLTTKRMDFTNGGIWEFIMHGPDGHDYKNKIQFTDIKESHHIYYKHLGDGEGDHDVHFESKILFEANGEGTNLIMEQIFPSKEELERVNEKYGAIEGAKQHIGNLAKYLEKLK
- a CDS encoding metalloregulator ArsR/SmtB family transcription factor; its protein translation is MNAFAALADDTRREIVRLVAKNGELTSTEIGQNFNITPPAISHHLKVLKSAKVLNMKKEAQKRIYSLNGSSINEMEDWLLDIIDLWNKRLDKLDRYVLKIKKERARDKK